A window from Anser cygnoides isolate HZ-2024a breed goose chromosome 1, Taihu_goose_T2T_genome, whole genome shotgun sequence encodes these proteins:
- the M6PR gene encoding cation-dependent mannose-6-phosphate receptor, which translates to MSSPRHTSALLVVFMALAVGVGAEPLKEQSCDVVGDESSESQMEKALLKKLEPLSQMRFNATVEIGAAENYTYQFRVCREVDSSSHDFAGLVQRDRRTGKTTVIGRINETQVFNGSDWIMLIYKGGDSYGRHCSGEKRRAVIMISCKRGVTASSFSIVSEEREKEQDCFYLFEMDSSVACPAEDSHLSVGSILLITFASVIAVYIVGGFLFQRLVVGAKGMEQFPHFAFWQDLGNLVADGCDFVCRSKPRNAPAAYRGVGDDQLGEESEERDDHLLPM; encoded by the exons ATGTCATCACCTCGCCACACCTCTGCGCTGCTGGTGGTCTTCATGGCACTTGCTGTTGGTGTGGGGGCTGAACCATTGAAAGAGCAGAGCTGCGATGTGGTCGGTGATGAGAGCAGTGAGTCACAAATGGAAAAAGCCCTGCTGAAGAAACTGGAACCCCTGAGCCAAATGAG GTTTAACGCGACTGTGGAGATAGGCGCAGCAGAAAACTACACCTACCAGTTCAGGGTGTGCAGGGAGGTCGACAGCAGCTCGCATGATTTTGCTGGCCTAGTACAAAGGGACAGAAGGACTGGAAAGACTACAGTAATAGGAAGAATCAATGAAACCCAGGTCTTCAATGGAA GTGACTGGATCATGCTGATTTATAAGGGGGGTGATTCATACGGTAGGCACTGCAGCGGTGAGAAGAGAAGAGCTGTGATAATGATTTCTTGCAAGCGGGGAGTTACAGCG AGTTCGTTCAGCATTGTTTCGGAAGAGCGTGAAAAGGAGCAGGACTGTTTCTACCTCTTTGAGATGGACAGCAGCGTGGCTTGTCCAGCTGAGGATTCCCACCTCAGCGTTGGCTCCATTCTACTAATCAC ATTTGCTTCGGTAATTGCAGTCTACATTGTTGGTGGGTTCCTCTTCCAGCGCCTTGTAGTGGGAGCGAAGGGCATGGAGCAGTTTCCTCACTTTGCCTTCTGGCAAGATCTGGGCAATTTGGTGGCG GACGGCTGCGACTTTGTCTGTCGATCGAAGCCCCGAAATGCACCAGCTGCGTACCGGGGTGTGGGCGATGACCAGCTGGGTGAGGAGTCAGAAGAACGGGATGACCACTTGCTACCAATGTGA
- the LOC106048081 gene encoding killer cell lectin-like receptor subfamily G member 1 isoform X1: MEGSRSDTSATETSEEIIYTSVKFSATPPRDKAAQERRAPCLRSVVVPGLAIGFGILSVSLAIALIWKMNDSYPHCPEHWIAYRGSCYSFSKEKKDWRSSQESCWAQGAHLLVISDTSEMNLFKSIQTACFWIGLSKTTGSDWIWEDGSILNGTQVLSNSPVQQCAVLIRDLFQASSCEFSAAWICEKSLR, encoded by the exons ATGGAGGGAAGCAGATCAGATACTTCTGCAACAGAAACAAGTGAGGAAATAATCTATACTTCTGTCAAATTCTCTGCAACTCCTCCAAGAGACAAAGCTGCACAGGAAAGGAGAG cTCCCTGTCTGAGGTCAGTGGTTGTGCCGGGCTTGGCTATAGGCTTTGGGATACTGAGCGTCTCCCTAGCGATTGCTTTGATTTGGAAGATGA ATGACTCCTACCCACACTGCCCTGAGCATTGGATAGCCTACAGAGGGAGCTGCTACTCCTTCTCCAAGGAGAAGAAGGATTGGCGTTCCAGCCAGGAATCCTGCTGGGCACAGGGAGCTCATCTCCTGGTGATCAGCGATACCAGTGAAATG AACCTGTTCAAGAGTATTCAAACAGCATGTTTCTGGATTGGACTGAGCAAGACCACAGGCTCTGACTGGATTTGGGAAGATGGCTCTATACTCAATGGCACCCA AGTCCTGTCTAACAGCCCCGTGCAACAATGTGCTGTCCTCATACGGGATCTCTTTCAGGCCTCCAGCTGTGAATTTTCTGCTGCATGGATTTGTGAGAAATCTCTTAGATAA
- the LOC106048081 gene encoding killer cell lectin-like receptor subfamily G member 1 isoform X2 encodes MEGSRSDTSATETSEEIIYTSVKFSATPPRDKAAQERRDDSYPHCPEHWIAYRGSCYSFSKEKKDWRSSQESCWAQGAHLLVISDTSEMNLFKSIQTACFWIGLSKTTGSDWIWEDGSILNGTQVLSNSPVQQCAVLIRDLFQASSCEFSAAWICEKSLR; translated from the exons ATGGAGGGAAGCAGATCAGATACTTCTGCAACAGAAACAAGTGAGGAAATAATCTATACTTCTGTCAAATTCTCTGCAACTCCTCCAAGAGACAAAGCTGCACAGGAAAGGAGAG ATGACTCCTACCCACACTGCCCTGAGCATTGGATAGCCTACAGAGGGAGCTGCTACTCCTTCTCCAAGGAGAAGAAGGATTGGCGTTCCAGCCAGGAATCCTGCTGGGCACAGGGAGCTCATCTCCTGGTGATCAGCGATACCAGTGAAATG AACCTGTTCAAGAGTATTCAAACAGCATGTTTCTGGATTGGACTGAGCAAGACCACAGGCTCTGACTGGATTTGGGAAGATGGCTCTATACTCAATGGCACCCA AGTCCTGTCTAACAGCCCCGTGCAACAATGTGCTGTCCTCATACGGGATCTCTTTCAGGCCTCCAGCTGTGAATTTTCTGCTGCATGGATTTGTGAGAAATCTCTTAGATAA